The following are from one region of the Candidatus Rokuibacteriota bacterium genome:
- a CDS encoding DUF1344 domain-containing protein, with the protein MKKVMGLALAVLLGLGVGMAAAEEISGKIQKVDVAERMFVLEDGTQLRLAEGLPTEGLKEGVSVRASYEERDGQKVVTGIQISE; encoded by the coding sequence ATGAAGAAGGTGATGGGGTTGGCACTGGCTGTGCTGCTGGGCCTCGGTGTCGGCATGGCCGCGGCCGAGGAGATCTCCGGAAAGATCCAGAAGGTCGACGTCGCCGAGCGCATGTTCGTCCTCGAGGACGGCACCCAGCTCCGGCTGGCCGAGGGGCTCCCCACCGAGGGGCTGAAGGAAGGTGTCTCGGTGAGGGCGTCCTACGAGGAGCGCGACGGACAGAAGGTCGTGACGGGAATCCAGATCTCCGAGTAG